The following proteins come from a genomic window of Nicotiana tomentosiformis chromosome 12, ASM39032v3, whole genome shotgun sequence:
- the LOC138902293 gene encoding uncharacterized protein has product MGKSIELAKILQKMRVNIACVQETRWVGSRAKDTDGYKFWYSGVQKGKNGVGILVDRELRKSVIEVRRVNDRLMIIKLVVGEYTLNVVSAYVPHLGLDEEVKRRFWEGLDKIVRQVLPTEKLFIGGDFNGHIGSTAGGYGEVHGGFGFGERNGGCTSLLDLAKAFGLVIANSSFLKREGHLVTFQNVVAKTQIDYLLLRKGDRGLCKDCKGAAREVLGVSPGVSGGNKGDWWWNKVVQGKVEVKKAAYLKLVGSIDEEERRACMERYKKTRKEAKLAVTEAKTASYSRMY; this is encoded by the exons AtgggtaagtctatagagttggcGAAGATTCTCCAGAAGAtgagggtcaatatagcgtgtgtccaggagactaggtgggtagggtcgagggcaAAGGACACAGACGGGTATAAAttttggtactcaggagtccagaaaggtaagaatggagtgggcatcttggtggatagggaacttagaaAGTCTGTGATcgaggttagacgagtgaatgacagattgatgattattaagttggtggttggagagtaCACCCTAAACGTCGTTAGCGCCTATGTGCCGCATttgggcctagatgaggaggttaaacgacGCTTCTGGGAGGGGTTAGATAAGATTGTGCGCCAAGTTCTGCCTactgagaagctattcataggaggggattttaatgggcatattgggtcgactgcaggtggttatggcgaggtacatggaggcttcggttttggggagaggaatGGAGGATGTACATCTCTGCTGGACTtagctaaggcttttgggttggtgattgcaaACTCTAGCTTTCTGAAAagggaggggcatttggttacttttcaaaatgtggtggcgaagactcagattgactatctcctcctcaggaaaGGTGACAGAGGactgtgcaaggattgcaag GgagctgcgagagaggtgttaggagtCTCTCCAGGCGTTTCTGGTGGgaacaaaggagactggtggtggaataaagtggttcaaggtaaagtggaagtgaagaaggcggcgtacctgaagttagtgggaaGCATAgatgaggaggagaggcgagcatgcatggagaggtataagaaaactaggaaggaggctaagctggcggtcacagaggctaagactgcatCTTATAGTCGTATGTATTAG